TTCGGGCTCGAGGTCCCGCTGCGGCTCGTCTACAAGGAGCGCCAGCGGCGCAGCCGGCCACCGCCCGGGGCGAAGAAGGCTTGACCGGGCGCGCCGGCGCCGCCTACATTGCGCCGGATTTCCAAGCATTTCCTGCCGAGAGGCCCCATGTCCAAGACCGCCCACCACGAGCTCACCCGCAAGGAGATGAAGGGCCCGGACAAGTTCCAGGTGGCCGCCACCGAGGCGACGCGCTGGGCGTCGCAGCGGCGCCGCCAGATCCTCCTCGCGGGCGTCGCGGCCTTCGCCGTGCTCGCTCTGGTGATCGCCTTCTCCGCCTACCTCGACAGCCAGCGCACCGCCGCCGGCAGCCTGCTCTACCGCGCCATCGACGTGGCGAGCGGCGAGGTCTCCTCCATCCCGCTGCCCGGCGTCGCCCGCACGTACAAGACGAACGAGGAGAAGCAGCGGGCGGTGCTGGAGGCGGCCGGCCAGGTGCGGGCGCGCCACGGCGCGAGCCGCGCCGCCGCCACCGCCGCGCTGCTCGAGGGCGACGCCCAGCTCGCGCTCGGCGCGTGGGACCCGGCGATCGCCGCGTACCAGACCTTCCTCGACAAGGCGCCCGCCGACGACGCCCTGCGCTTCGGCGGGCTCGACGGGCTGGCGCGCGCGCAGGAGGGCAAGGGGGACCTCGCCGCGGCCGCCGCCACCTACGAGAAGGCGACCCAGATCGACTTCTTCAAGGACCGCGCGACGCTGGAGCGCGCCCGGGTGCTCGTGAAGGCCGGCAAGAAGGACGAGGCGCAGAAGGCGCTCGAGGCCCTCCCCAAGGACTCCCCGCTCGCGGTCGAGGCGCAGGAGCGCCTGGCGCGGCTGGGCCGCTGATGAGCCTCCTCGCGCTGGTCCTGGCGGCGCAGGCGAGCGTCGCGACCCAGCTGCCGCCTGCGCCGGTCCGCCTGTGGACCGTGCGCTGGCAGAAGCAGCTCGTCGAGCCGGTGTCGCTCGAGTGGAAGGCCCGCGAGAGCGGCGGCCCCGCGGTCGACGCCACCACCGGGCGGCTCGTGGTCGGGACCCGCGACGGCTGGCTGCGCGCCTACTCGGCCGAGGGCGAGCT
This Anaeromyxobacter diazotrophicus DNA region includes the following protein-coding sequences:
- a CDS encoding tetratricopeptide repeat protein, which translates into the protein MSKTAHHELTRKEMKGPDKFQVAATEATRWASQRRRQILLAGVAAFAVLALVIAFSAYLDSQRTAAGSLLYRAIDVASGEVSSIPLPGVARTYKTNEEKQRAVLEAAGQVRARHGASRAAATAALLEGDAQLALGAWDPAIAAYQTFLDKAPADDALRFGGLDGLARAQEGKGDLAAAAATYEKATQIDFFKDRATLERARVLVKAGKKDEAQKALEALPKDSPLAVEAQERLARLGR